The following are from one region of the Ruficoccus sp. ZRK36 genome:
- a CDS encoding periplasmic heavy metal sensor: MSGGSHKGSKAGLLLAVFAGLIVLCIGVSFLTSLFMMPREDWSQHDAAHGHQWLHKELNLTDEEAAAIDEFEPKYRQEKAVLQAAFQAKIEDLRELLVSSDQFSPEVQHAIHELHLVHGQLQELAIRHYFQMMSVLPPDKQERLKKLAGQALSIPQ; encoded by the coding sequence ATGAGCGGCGGAAGTCATAAAGGGAGTAAAGCGGGTCTCCTGCTCGCAGTCTTTGCCGGTCTCATCGTGCTCTGTATTGGGGTGTCGTTTCTGACCTCGTTGTTCATGATGCCCCGTGAGGACTGGAGTCAACATGACGCCGCGCACGGGCATCAGTGGCTGCACAAGGAGCTGAATTTAACGGATGAAGAAGCGGCGGCTATCGATGAGTTTGAGCCGAAATACCGCCAAGAGAAGGCAGTCCTGCAGGCGGCATTTCAGGCAAAGATCGAGGACCTGCGGGAGCTGCTTGTCAGTTCCGATCAGTTTTCCCCTGAGGTGCAGCACGCGATCCATGAGCTCCACCTCGTCCATGGGCAGTTGCAGGAGCTGGCCATCCGTCATTATTTCCAGATGATGAGTGTCCTGCCTCCGGATAAGCAAGAGCGCCTCAAGAAGCTTGCAGGGCAGGCGTTGAGTATTCCCCAATGA